One segment of Microbacterium arborescens DNA contains the following:
- a CDS encoding glycoside hydrolase family 3 protein — translation MTLSDGPAGVRGPRWDERDPSLNLPSGSALAASWDADLAYRYGAASASEARRKDVDVVLGPTINLHRSPLGGRHFECLSEDPELTGELGAAYVRGLQDNGVAATPKHYVANDSETDRFTVDVQVDARALRELYLAPFERTVADAGAWALMSSYNSVDGVTMTENDLLENPLNSEWGFDGVVISDWTAVRSLGAVPAAQDLAMPGPAPAYADLVAAVRDGRVDEADLDRKVLRILLLAERVGALGDSAPRETAAVDGVAFAREAAVAGTVLLRNDGTLPLDADVLRRVAVIGQNARDARTQGGGSATVVPERVSSPLDALRETLPGAEVRFEIGAVVQEGVAELPLSQLTNPVTGEPGMRVSFLDAAGAEIFAEDRRSTALVWFGGGAPIAESSTIVYETRLTPAESGEIELGFAGANPGRLFVDGELRLDDAPVLTGTDLGAAFLNPPSLTAPVTVTAGTPVDIRVEFARAGNGAIAGAFSATVGVAPERTDPDELIARAVDAAAAAEVAIVVVGTNSKVESEGYDRVDLDLPGRQDDLVRAVAATGTPTIVIVNAGSPVVLPWAGEVAAVLQGYFGGQEFGHALADIVTGAAEPGGRLPTTWPAALSDVPVAEVTPTDGVLRYDEGIHIGYRAWLRDDVEPAFVFGHGLGYTTWRWDAAERRGDALAVTLTNTGDRAGKHVVQVYAERAGSAVDRPVRWLVGFAVARAEAGQTVTVEIAVDPRRLAYWEGAWVVEPGTYTLHTGASVAELPLTAEWEVPA, via the coding sequence ATGACCCTCTCGGACGGACCCGCGGGTGTGCGGGGCCCGCGTTGGGACGAGCGCGACCCGTCGCTGAACCTGCCCTCCGGCTCCGCGCTCGCGGCATCGTGGGACGCCGACCTCGCCTACCGCTACGGCGCGGCCTCGGCGTCGGAGGCCCGCCGGAAGGACGTCGACGTCGTGCTCGGCCCGACCATCAACCTGCACCGCTCCCCGCTCGGCGGACGTCACTTCGAGTGCCTGTCGGAGGACCCCGAGCTCACCGGCGAGCTCGGTGCCGCGTACGTGCGCGGCCTGCAGGACAACGGGGTCGCCGCGACGCCGAAGCACTACGTCGCCAACGACTCCGAGACCGACCGCTTCACCGTCGACGTGCAGGTCGATGCCCGCGCGCTGCGCGAGCTCTACCTCGCCCCCTTCGAGCGCACGGTCGCGGATGCGGGCGCCTGGGCCCTCATGAGCTCCTACAACTCCGTCGACGGCGTCACGATGACCGAGAACGACCTGCTCGAGAACCCGCTGAACTCCGAGTGGGGCTTCGACGGCGTCGTCATCAGCGACTGGACCGCCGTGCGCTCGCTCGGTGCCGTCCCCGCGGCGCAGGACCTCGCGATGCCGGGCCCGGCGCCGGCGTACGCCGACCTCGTCGCCGCGGTGCGCGACGGGCGGGTCGACGAGGCCGACCTCGACCGCAAGGTGCTGCGCATCCTGCTGCTCGCCGAGCGGGTCGGCGCCCTGGGCGACAGCGCCCCGCGCGAGACGGCCGCCGTCGACGGCGTCGCGTTCGCACGGGAGGCCGCCGTCGCCGGGACCGTGCTGCTCCGCAACGACGGGACGCTGCCGCTCGATGCGGACGTCCTCCGTCGGGTCGCCGTCATCGGCCAGAACGCCCGGGATGCGCGGACGCAGGGCGGCGGCTCGGCGACGGTGGTGCCCGAGCGCGTCAGCTCGCCGCTCGATGCGCTCCGCGAGACACTCCCGGGCGCCGAGGTGCGCTTCGAGATCGGCGCCGTCGTGCAGGAGGGCGTCGCCGAGCTGCCGCTGTCGCAGCTGACGAACCCGGTGACGGGCGAGCCGGGCATGCGCGTGAGCTTCCTCGACGCCGCCGGCGCCGAGATCTTCGCCGAAGACCGCCGCTCGACCGCCCTCGTGTGGTTCGGCGGCGGCGCCCCGATCGCCGAGAGCTCGACGATCGTCTACGAGACGCGCCTCACCCCGGCCGAGTCCGGCGAGATCGAGCTCGGTTTCGCCGGGGCGAACCCCGGCCGTCTCTTCGTCGACGGCGAGCTGCGCCTCGACGACGCGCCCGTGCTGACCGGTACCGACCTCGGCGCGGCGTTCCTGAACCCGCCCTCGCTCACGGCGCCGGTCACGGTGACGGCGGGCACCCCCGTCGACATCCGGGTGGAGTTCGCCCGGGCGGGCAACGGTGCGATCGCCGGCGCCTTCTCGGCCACGGTCGGCGTCGCCCCCGAGCGCACAGACCCCGACGAGCTGATCGCCCGCGCGGTCGACGCCGCCGCCGCGGCCGAGGTCGCGATCGTCGTCGTCGGCACGAACTCCAAGGTCGAGTCCGAGGGCTACGACCGCGTCGACCTCGACCTTCCCGGCCGCCAGGACGACCTCGTGCGAGCGGTCGCGGCGACGGGCACCCCGACGATCGTCATCGTCAACGCGGGGTCGCCGGTCGTGCTGCCGTGGGCCGGCGAGGTCGCCGCCGTGCTGCAGGGATACTTCGGCGGCCAGGAGTTCGGCCACGCCCTCGCCGACATCGTCACCGGCGCAGCCGAGCCCGGCGGGCGCCTCCCCACGACGTGGCCCGCTGCCCTGTCGGACGTCCCCGTCGCCGAGGTGACGCCGACCGACGGCGTGCTGCGGTACGACGAGGGCATCCACATCGGATACCGGGCCTGGCTGCGCGACGACGTCGAGCCCGCCTTCGTGTTCGGGCACGGGCTCGGCTATACGACCTGGCGATGGGATGCCGCCGAGCGACGCGGCGACGCGCTCGCGGTGACCCTCACCAACACCGGCGATCGCGCGGGCAAGCACGTCGTGCAGGTCTACGCCGAGCGGGCGGGCTCCGCCGTCGACCGGCCGGTGCGGTGGCTGGTCGGCTTCGCCGTCGCGCGTGCCGAGGCCGGCCAGACCGTGACGGTCGAGATCGCGGTCGACCCGCGCCGCCTCGCGTACTGGGAGGGCGCCTGGGTCGTAGAGCCCGGCACCTATACCCTGCACACGGGAGCGTCCGTGGCCGAGCTCCCGCTCACCGCCGAGTGGGAGGTTCCCGCATGA
- a CDS encoding ATP-binding cassette domain-containing protein: MTAPLLEVSDLVVEYPGKGFRAEPFRALKGVSLDILPGETVGLVGESGSGKTTLGRAALGLAPVTEGSIVFDGRDISHLSRRERRPLSADIQVVFQDPYSSLNPSMTIEQILTEPLTAAGVGTREARDRVRELLDQVGLPGDARSRLPREFSGGQRQRVAIARALALRPRLIVCDEPVSALDLSTQARVLDLFIEIQERTGVAYLFVTHDLAVVRHVSHRVAVMYRGEIVESGDADQVTARPEHPYTQRLFMAAPVPDPDRQEERRAARRTFLASEAARGAA; the protein is encoded by the coding sequence ATGACCGCTCCGCTGCTCGAGGTCTCCGACCTCGTCGTCGAGTACCCCGGCAAGGGGTTCCGAGCCGAACCGTTCCGCGCCCTCAAGGGGGTCTCGCTCGACATCCTCCCGGGCGAGACCGTCGGGCTCGTGGGCGAGTCGGGTTCGGGAAAGACCACCCTCGGTCGCGCCGCGCTGGGGCTCGCCCCCGTCACCGAAGGCTCGATCGTCTTCGACGGACGCGACATCTCGCACCTCTCCCGGCGTGAGCGGCGCCCCCTCAGCGCCGACATCCAGGTGGTCTTCCAAGACCCGTACTCGTCACTGAACCCCTCGATGACGATCGAGCAGATCCTCACCGAGCCGCTCACGGCCGCCGGCGTCGGCACGCGCGAGGCCCGCGACCGGGTCCGCGAGCTGCTCGACCAGGTGGGCCTCCCCGGTGATGCGCGCAGCCGCCTGCCGCGGGAGTTCTCGGGCGGTCAGCGTCAGCGCGTCGCGATCGCCCGTGCGCTCGCACTGCGCCCCCGCCTGATCGTCTGCGACGAGCCGGTCTCGGCGCTCGACCTGTCGACGCAGGCCCGCGTTCTCGACCTCTTCATCGAGATCCAGGAGCGCACCGGGGTGGCCTACCTCTTCGTGACGCACGACCTCGCGGTCGTCCGACACGTGAGCCACCGCGTCGCGGTGATGTACCGCGGCGAGATCGTCGAATCGGGCGACGCCGACCAGGTCACCGCGCGGCCGGAGCACCCGTACACGCAGCGCCTGTTCATGGCCGCACCCGTTCCCGACCCCGATCGGCAGGAGGAGCGTCGCGCCGCCCGACGCACGTTCCTCGCGTCGGAGGCCGCGCGCGGCGCAGCCTGA